In Pectinophora gossypiella chromosome 5, ilPecGoss1.1, whole genome shotgun sequence, a genomic segment contains:
- the LOC126366900 gene encoding uncharacterized protein LOC126366900, producing MFSKIVALCALVAVSQAGLLPEPHYQSAVSSQSIVRHDEGQATKLAYQAAPVAYHAAAPAVSYHAAPAAVTYHAAPVAKVAVAAPIAYHAAAPVVVKAAPESLKAAAPIFFDEYLNCYHSLNDRTINMFSKIVALCAFVAVSQAGLLPEPHYQSAVSSQSIVRHDEGHATKLIAAAPVAKLAYQAAPVAYHAAPAVAYHAAPAAVTYHAAPVAKIGYQAAPAVSYHAAPAAVTYHAAPVAKVAVAAPIAYHAPAPVAYHAAPVTKVLAQPEEYAHPKYEYSYSVADHHTGDDKSQHEIRDGDVVKGSYSFHEADGSIRTVEYTADDHNGFNAVVHNTAPKAAPVVVKAAPVVLKAAAPVLSHTINMFSKIVALCALVAVSQAGLLPEPHYQSAVSSQSIVRHDEGQTAKLAYQAAPVAYHAAPAVSYHAAPAAVTYHAAPVAKVAVAAPIAYHAPAPVAYHAAPVAKVLAQPEEYAHPKYEYSYSVADHHTGDDKSQHEIRDGDVVKGSYSFHEADGSIRTVDYTADAHNGFNAVVHNTAPTAAPVVVKAAPVVLKAAAPVLSYYHH from the exons ATGTTTTCTAAA atcGTAGCTCTGTGCGCGTTGGTGGCGGTCTCTCAGGCGGGCCTCCTGCCCGAGCCGCACTACCAGTCTGCAGTGTCCTCCCAGAGCATCGTGCGTCACGATGAGGGTCAGGCCACCAAGCTGGCCTATCAAGCTGCCCCCGTCGCCTACCACGCCGCCGCCCCTGCCGTCTCTTATCACGCCGCCCCTGCTGCCGTGACCTACCACGCCGCTCCCGTCGCGAAGGTCGCTGTCGCTGCTCCCATCGCCTACCACGCC GCCGCTCCTGTGGTTGTAAAGGCCGCCCCCGAGAGTCTCAAGGCCGCCGCCCCC atattttttgatgaGTA CTTAAATTGTTATCATTCATTGAACGATCGAACAATCAACATGTTCTCCAAA attgTAGCCCTTTGCGCATTCGTGGCGGTGTCCCAGGCGGGACTCCTGCCCGAGCCGCACTACCAGTCCGCTGTCTCCTCCCAGAGCATCGTGCGCCACGATGAGGGCCACGCCACTAAGTTGATCGCAGCTGCGCCCGTTGCCAAGTTGGCTTACCAAGCCGCCCCCGTCGCCTACCACGCCGCGCCCGCCGTGGCTTACCACGCCGCTCCCGCTGCCGTGACTTACCATGCCGCCCCCGTCGCCAAGATTGGTTACCAAGCCGCCCCCGCCGTTTCTTATCACGCCGCCCCTGCTGCCGTTACCTACCATGCCGCCCCCGTCGCTAAGGTCGCCGTCGCCGCTCCCATCGCCTACCATGCCCCCGCCCCCGTCGCCTACCATGCCGCTCCCGTCACTAAGGTCCTCGCTCAACCCGAGGAATACGCCCACCCGAAATACGAGTACTCTTACTCCGTTGCTGACCACCACACCGGTGACGACAAGTCGCAGCACGAGATCCGCGACGGTGATGTCGTGAAGGGCTCTTACTCTTTCCATGAGGCTGATGGCTCCATCAGGACTGTGGAGTACACCGCTGATGACCACAACGGTTTCAACGCAGTCGTACACAACACCGCCCCCAAGGCCGCCCCCGTGGTCGTGAAGGCCGCTCCCGTTGTCCTCAAGGCCGCCGCCCCCGTCCTTTCC CATACAATCAACATGTTCTCTAAA ATTGTAGCCCTCTGCGCGTTAGTGGCGGTGTCCCAGGCGGGACTCCTGCCCGAGCCGCACTACCAGTCCGCCGTCTCTTCCCAGAGCATCGTGCGTCACGATGAGGGTCAGACTGCCAAGCTGGCCTACCAAGCCGCCCCTGTCGCCTACCACGCCGCTCCCGCCGTCTCTTACCACGCTGCTCCCGCTGCCGTGACCTACCACGCCGCTCCCGTCGCTAAGGTCGCCGTCGCTGCCCCTATCGCCTACCACGCCCCTGCCCCCGTTgcctaccacgctgctcctgtCGCTAAGGTCCTCGCTCAACCCGAGGAATACGCCCACCCCAAATACGAGTACTCTTACTCTGTTGCTGACCACCACACTGGTGACGACAAGTCGCAGCACGAGATCCGCGATGGTGATGTTGTGAAGGGCTCCTACTCTTTTCATGAAGCTGATGGCTCCATCAGAACTGTGGACTACACCGCCGATGCCCACAACGGCTTCAACGCGGTCGTGCACAACACCGCCCCTACCGCCGCCCCCGTGGTTGTCAAGGCCGCCCCCGTGGTCCTCAAGGCCGCCGCCCCCGTCCTCTCTTACTACCACCACTAA
- the LOC126366854 gene encoding cuticle protein-like, whose translation MFSKIVALCALVAVSQAGLLPEPHYQSAVSSQSIVRHDEGQATKLAYQAAPVAYHAAPAVSYHAAPAAVTYHAAPVAKVAVAAPIAYHAPAPVAYHAAPVTKVLAQPEEYAHPKYEYSYSVADHHTGDDKSQHEIRDGDVVKGSYSFHEADGSIRTVEYTADDHNGFNAVVHNTAPKAAPVVVKAAPVVLKAAAPVLSYYHHINMFSKIVALCALVAVSQAGLLPEPHYQSAVSSQSIVRHDEGQATKLAFQAAPVAYHAAPTVSYHAAPAGVTYHAAPVAKVAVAAPIAYHAPAPVAYHAAPVAKVLAQPEEYAHPKYEYSYSVADHHTGDDKSQHEIRDGDVVKGSYSFHEADGSIRTVEYTADDHNGFNAVVHNTAPKAAPVVIKAAAPVLSYYHH comes from the exons ATGTTCTCCAAA ATTGTAGCCCTGTGCGCGTTGGTGGCGGTGTCCCAAGCAGGCCTCCTGCCTGAGCCGCACTACCAGTCCGCCGTCTCCTCCCAGAGCATCGTGCGTCACGATGAGGGTCAGGCCACCAAGCTGGCATATCAAGCTGCCCCTGTCGCCTACCACGCCGCCCCCGCCGTCTCTTACCACGCCGCCCCTGCTGCCGTGACCTACCATGCCGCCCCCGTCGCTAAGGTCGCCGTCGCTGCCCCTATCGCCTACCACGCCCCTGCCCCCGTCGCCTACCACGCCGCTCCCGTCACTAAGGTCCTCGCTCAACCCGAGGAATACGCTCATCCCAAATACGAGTACTCTTACTCCGTTGCTGACCACCACACCGGTGACGACAAGTCACAGCACGAGATCCGCGACGGTGATGTTGTAAAGGGCTCCTACTCCTTCCATGAGGCTGATGGCTCCATCAGAACTGTGGAGTACACCGCTGATGATCACAACGGTTTCAACGCGGTCGTGCACAACACCGCCCCCAAGGCCGCCCCCGTGGTCGTTAAGGCTGCCCCTGTGGTCCTCAAGGCAGCCGCCCCCGTCCTCTCCTACTACCACCAC ATCAACATGTTCTCTAAA ATTGTAGCCCTTTGCGCGTTAGTGGCGGTGTCCCAGGCGGGCCTCCTGCCCGAGCCCCACTACCAGTCAGCCGTCTCCTCCCAGAGCATCGTGCGTCACGATGAGGGTCAGGCCACCAAGCTGGCTTTCCAAGCTGCCCCTGTCGCCTATCACGCCGCCCCCACCGTCTCTTACCACGCCGCCCCCGCTGGCGTGACCTACCATGCCGCCCCCGTCGCTAAGGTCGCCGTCGCCGCCCCCATCGCCTACCACGCCCCTGCTCCCGTCgcctaccacgctgctcccgtCGCTAAGGTCCTCGCTCAACCCGAGGAATACGCTCACCCCAAATACGAGTACTCTTACTCCGTTGCTGACCACCACACAGGTGACGACAAGTCACAGCACGAGATCCGCGACGGTGATGTTGTGAAGGGCTCCTACTCCTTCCATGAGGCTGATGGCTCCATCAGAACTGTGGAGTACACTGCTGATGACCACAACGGTTTCAACGCGGTCGTCCACAACACTGCTCCCAAGGCCGCCCCCGTGGTCATCAAGGCCGCCGCCCCCGTCCTCTCCTACTACCACCATTAA